CTGGTTTGTCTATGCCTATTTTCCATACCTCTGGCTGATACTATTACTACAGCTGAGCCAGGGTCTCAGTTTCGGGCTTTTCTACTTATCTGCTATTCAACTATTAAATGAAACTACCTCTCAAGAAGTAAAAGCTTCAGCTCAAACTATTTTTACTGCGATTGCCTGGTCATTAGGTGCTGCTGCCGGCAGTTATAGCGGGGGAATTATCTACACAGCTTTTGGGCTATTTACATTGTTTAAGTTATCTGCTCTGCTCGCATTCTTATCTGCCTTAACTTGGTATGTATTTACAAAACGCTAATAAAGATGGTCTGGCATTAGAAATAATCGAAATCACTCAAGAAGCCTGAGCAGGCCAACAAAATTCAGTATAAGCAGGCTCCATTCCGTCAATAATGTAACTGAAACTACAAGGACGGGGTGGAGCCAATGCTGATCAATAAGGTGGAAATCTGCGGTGTCAATACCGCCAAGCTGCCGGTGCTGACCAATGAACAGATGCGGCAGCTGTTTGCCGCCATGCAGCAAGGCGATCAGGCTGCCAGGGAAAAACTGATTGAAGGCAACTTGCGGCTGGTCCTCAGTGTAATTCAGCGTTTTGTTAACCGCGGCGAATATGTGGACGACCTTTTCCAGGTCGGCTGTATTGGCTTGATGAAAGCCATCGACAACTTCGACTTAAGTCAGAATGTCAAGTTTTCCACCTATGCCGTCCCTATGATTATCGGGGAGATTCGCCGCTACCTGCGGGACAACAACCCCATTCGCGTCAGCCGCTCCCTGCGGGATATCGCCTATCGGGCCCTGCAGGTGCGGGACAACCTGGTCAACAAACTGAACCGGGAGCCCTCGGTTAATGAAATCGCCGAGGAGTTGAAATTACCCCGGGAAGAAGTGGTTTTCGCCCTGGATGCTATTCAGGAACCAATCTCCTTGTTCGAGCCTATTTATCATGACGGCGGAGATCCCATTTTCGTCATGGACCAGATTAAGGATGAGAAAAACCAGGATGTTGGCTGGCTGGAAAACATTTCTGTCAAAGAGGCCCTGGCCCGCCTGGGTGAAAGGGAAAAACAGATTCTCACCTTGCGCTTTTTTCACGGTAAAACCCAGATGGAGGTGGCAGAGGAAATCGGGATTTCTCAGGCCCAGGTCTCCCGTCTGGAAAAAGCTGCCTTAAACCATATGCGCAAACACGTCGGAACTTGAACACAAACCGCCTGCGGAACAGAGATGTTCCGGACAGGCGGTTTTTTTAGCAGGAAAAAAGGCCGCCGGTGTTGAATACCTTTTAGGGAAACGGAGGTCGTACTATTATGGGTAAAAGGAAGCGACATGGAGCGGACTTGATGCTGCTTGGGGCTATCCTGGTGCTGCTGACTATCGGTCTATTGATGGTCTTCAGTGCCAGTTCCATTGAAGCGATGTTGCCCAAAAACGGGAATCCCGGCGAGTTTGGCAATCCCCTGGCCTTTTTTTATCGCCAGAGTGTAGCGGCTGGTATTGGAC
This genomic stretch from Carboxydocella sporoproducens DSM 16521 harbors:
- the sigG gene encoding RNA polymerase sporulation sigma factor SigG, whose translation is MLINKVEICGVNTAKLPVLTNEQMRQLFAAMQQGDQAAREKLIEGNLRLVLSVIQRFVNRGEYVDDLFQVGCIGLMKAIDNFDLSQNVKFSTYAVPMIIGEIRRYLRDNNPIRVSRSLRDIAYRALQVRDNLVNKLNREPSVNEIAEELKLPREEVVFALDAIQEPISLFEPIYHDGGDPIFVMDQIKDEKNQDVGWLENISVKEALARLGEREKQILTLRFFHGKTQMEVAEEIGISQAQVSRLEKAALNHMRKHVGT